DNA from Quercus lobata isolate SW786 chromosome 1, ValleyOak3.0 Primary Assembly, whole genome shotgun sequence:
CACATGTATTTAATCATGACATATTTAGTAATCATGTGCCTTGTGTAGATGATTTAATGAATAATACGATTTAATAGATGTAGATAGTCATCTAAATCTCTATGTAATGTAATTGATTGGCAGAGATTCCTTCAAAATAAATTTGGCAGAAATGTTGTCCAAGAAATAAGGCTGCATATTCTAGCAAATACAATTGCAAAAAGAGAACCATAACAGATGAAAAGCTTTGCAGTTCTCCACTGTTGAGAAACTGAAGCACCACttcaaaaaccaacaaaagctttttaatttctcaaaGCTTTTCTAATCAATCTAATGAATCACAAAgtcaagcaaaaaacaaaagttagcatcttgttatattttaataattttcctcaCACTTTTAATAGCAATTGAGAGACTACAAATGCCTACTTTTGGATCAGTACAGCAACAATGTAAGAAAAGGGAAAATGGAAAGTTTGAAGCGAGGATTTTCAGGCTTGTCATGATTCTTCTCATAGCAATTAGTTTTTAAAGGATCAAATGTGTTAGTTCAACTCAAAGACATTTTAACTTCAAGTTCAATAATATGATGGTCATTTTATTACCAATAAGAACTGCCTTAAACATTAAGAACTTCCAAACAAACTCAATGGTATTGGACATCCTTCGAAATGACCACATCCTTCAAATGACCcgtatttattatttaagaaaacttgctaataaagttattatgatttatgaaacCACTTGCAATTATGATAGCAtcacacaataaattttaaaatttcaatcataattaatagaaaagatcacccaaaaaagaaaaaacagccTACTCGGACAAATTCCAGCAATGGAATTACACGGTTGGAGTTTCGATCGTCCATCTAAAACATACATGggaagaaaaatacaatttttctcccatttccattgaaaaatcaatacataaaaactaaaaaaagagggttaaaaaattgaacaaatctCACCTAGATTCTTCAGTTGGGATATGATTCCAATATCTTCAATCACCTATCCTGGTGATTGCTAACCCTTTTGAAGCAATGGACAAACAAACACCACCTGTTCTTTTATGCAGCCAAACTCTCTGCATAAAgccaatttttcaacaaatccaTCAGAAACAGATCCatatcaagaaaatcatataatatgaATAATCCAAACAGGAAATAAGCCAGAGAACCATATCAGGGAGGTACCAAAACTTTAtcacaacaaaaccaaataaaaaatttattttctacccctcattttctcaaaacctAATAAACGAAAACCCCATCACAACCAATCAAAAACCATAtctaaaaactcaaaacttttaattttcacacactttctcagcacccaaacaaaaaacaaacacacacacagagatagagagagcaATACCTTAGTACAATCATCGAACACTTTCCCAAGAAGAACTTCATAATTTGAGGGCAACTTCAATTCCTAGAATCAGAGACCccagaaagggaaaaaaaaaactatgaatgCAGATATTAGAAATCAGGGAAAGGCTTAGTGATTTCTGtaatccaaaataggaaaaaaaaaatatcgaaaatttgagaaaacaaacattttcatgGAGAAACCAAAAACTCAGAACAAAAAGGAATCAAATACTAAATATTATGTATCAACAGATAGAAGGTTGCTTCTAAACTCGGATACTAATCAATATATTGTAAACCAATAGTAAGAATAAGATTCTAACATTCCAACCCATAAAACATGGAGATTAAtggttttctcttcctctttttgGCACGAGAATCCATTTTTGAACACCAACATCATGTTCAgatctattttagttttgtctctgTGTTGGCATTTCTTATGTATATTGGACATCATGCCACTCTCCATGTCAGGATGCTAGCAACATGATCAGCAACCGCATGATAGGGCATCCATTAGGTTTTTTTAAGGAGAACATAGTGGAAACTTCAACTTTTTAGTAAAACCTACTTATAGTAAGGGATGGTTTCAAATGTCCTAATATCTTGCAGATACAATGCAAATATATTGACACAGCACAAGCAACAACTAAACTTTTGGCAGATTACAAATTTACTCTGTCAAATGGGAAGAATAATTTAAGAGGCAAGCTAACATATAATGGTCAACTGATGGAATTTAGGACATCCCTTTCAAACAAAGCCATCACAGCATACGTAGAGAAAGTGAGCAACTTCTTGCTTTAAATCTAATCCGCAACATGCACTtcagattcaaaaaaaaaatcaaaattaatgcaACATACTTGCAGCTTTTATTGTCAGCAAAGAActcattttttgtaattattttaagATCAATGGTTTTTTTTGTGCCTTTTAATGCAATACAGAATGAACTGGACCAAAACATTTCTACAGGATGCCAATACAACCCCCTtattaaacttttaaaattggCAGCAACAAAGACATTATGTGTGAATCGACTACCTCTTAAAGCTCAAGAAAGAAGCTTCTCTACTGTTTCTTCGTATTCTTTATAAATAAGATCACGAACCAAAGACTTCCCCATAGCTTCTTCAACTGAGAGCCCTGTCAACTCTTCAACCTTTGCATTCCACCCATTTATACAGCCATCAACATCTACAGCAAATATAGGAGCAGTTGCAGTCTCTATCAACCTGACCATTTCTCTTGCAACCGAACTGAGTTCATCCATACCTTGCAACTCCATGTTGCCAAGCTGGGCATGTACAACAGCCTTAGAATTGCTTGGCTCAGCACATCTAAATGAGTCTCGCAGAATAAGCTGCAGAGAGTGGATTGCATCCATTTCTGCGTTCTCCCATGGCAAGCTGCGGCTTTTTACCACTTCCAGAAATGCCTTGAAAGAAGAACGCGGATGCATCCTCTGCCCATCATCCTTGTCCTCAGGGTGATGCTTTGCGCCACCCCATTTGATCTCTTTTGCAGTGTGGGACCGGAACCAGAACAGGAAATCCCTTTTTGTGATATAAGCAACAGCCATTCCACAAACTTCATCTCCAAGTGAGGCTACTCCATCGTACCCAGCATCACCCAAACTGTCTGTGCTCAAACCTGTGGAATCTCCATGGAAAGCCAACAACCACTCTACTATGTCCTTTATCTGGGCCTCAGTTGGGGTCACACCCAGAGGGTAGTACTTCCCTTGATAGTAGAGGGCTGCCCCATCACACTTCACAAGGTCCATAATACTAGGGCTTTGAGTAACAATCCCAGTAGGTGAGTCACGAAGAAGCATATCACACAAGAGGGTCTGCATCCTTAAAACAAGTTTCTCCAACATCTGTGATGACAATTGCAACTCCATATTCAATTGGAGTCCAAAAGCCTGCATTAAGAACTCACAAGCATGGCGAAGAGGGAATGGAATACACCTAGCAGAAGTGTGATGACAAACCACCAAACCCCATAACCTCATTGCACTCCGCCCACCAACTCCTTCCTCATCATTTCCATTGATAATATCCACCATTGCCAATGAGGCAATTGAGCCCATATTAGCCATATACTGAGCATGACAGCCATGGGGAGCATGAAGTGTTGAACCAACCAAACACGAAGGCTGCATAAGCCTATCATCCTGAATCACCCTAACCGGCATGGCATTACAATCCACAACCATCCTAACCCTATTCTGCTTAAACAAAAACCTCAATGCCTGAGGTATATCCGTGGCCAGATAATGCAACCCAATATATGGCTCCAAATCCGGCCTCTTATTCTCTGCCACAACCTCACCATGCTCATCCTCGTGGAACTTATAAACCATAACCCTATCATACCGAGTAAGCTCCCTCACACTCTCCACCACTTTATAATCTTTTACTATTAGGAAATAAAGGAGCTAATAGTTACATAAGTCAAAACTGTAATTAAAGAGGATACATGGCAAATATGAGAAGTCAAAATAAGGGGCTGCTGGCTGCCCTAAGAGGTCAGAAAGGTTGGCTGGCTGTTTGGCTTGTAGAGGTTGGCTGGTTGTCAGTCCTAATGGTAGAGGGGGGGTTGGTTGGCTGTTTGGCTTGTAGAGGGTGGCTGGTTGTCAGTCCTAATGGTAGAGGGGGGGTTGGTTGGCTGGCCTGCATCAATGAGTTACTCAGAAATTACCAAAGGGTATAGTAGTAAGAAATTTTGAGTTCAATGAATCAACCATTACTCTAACATTCCCCCTTTAGGTGTAGGCCCAAACTCCCCTCCAACATCTAGGACCCAATGTGTGTAATTTCGAAAACTTAAATGGGGGTTAGAATGATGAAAAAGTTTGAACCTCAAGACCACCTGCTCTGTTACCATAATAAACCATCACTTGTCCCAAAAGGGGGAAATATTCGGAAAGGATGAAATTCATCATTCAACTACTATTTTAAAACTTGTCAActagaaagaaaacaaaagttgCTCCCCTGAGAGAAACTTGGCACAAATTAACTAATGAGAGGAAATTTTAGGATGAGTCAATAACATGAAACAATGGCTGCCATTCATACACCAATTCAGAGAAATCTGTTTTGCTCAAGTTGGAGGCAGCATATACTCAAGAGAAACTCTAAACGTACGTCAACAAAGGCAAACTAGGATTTGACAGAGGATATGACCAAAGATGaaacaaaatcttataaaaaaagttGAACTCAAATATATTGTACATGGTCTTAATATGCCCAACGATCAGTTGTAATGATGGCACCCTATGTATGTTAAGGGAGAACttcaaaaaagtgaaagcagCTGCCCCTTAATAGctttccacccaaaaaaagCTGAGGAAGAATGTGTAATCGCACTTGagatatttataatttttagaattgataGGGGCAAAATGGTGAACCAGTAATCAGCATTGTCAAATAACACTCTCTATACAGTAACACCCAAGAGTACATTACTGTATAGGAAAAAGAAATCATTGATAAAGCAGAAATGAGGAGTTGCAAAAGAACGTACTTCCCAAAAACTTAGCATAGCATCTACAATGTGCGATTGGTTTGGGTTggaaaatctgcagaaaaaaactATTAAGAAACTCTGACCAAGAAAGTGTTCATTAAATGCATTATCTTCCACAAACATGTACTTCAAACTTATCTACCTCTGCAGAGCAATACTCTTAAGCTCATTTAGGTCACTTATCTACCTCTGCAGAGCAATACTCTTAAGCTCATTTAGGTCACCAACAGGGGGAACCCATATCTCAGTAATTACACTCATAAGCTGACAAACCATCTCCATTGAAGCTAAAGCCTAAACCTAAGATTCGCTTGCACCATTTAAGAAGATCCCTGCCATTAAGAATCAATAGCTTCAATTATAATATTCGAAATGAAGTCAACATGCGAATTAGCAACGATAACAGCTTTAGACACCTTAATGAGAATCTGCTGAGAAAACTAACAGCAGAATTTCTGGGGTGGAATCCCGCTAGTTGATGTACAGGAGAAGAGTTAACCCTTTCAAAGGTTCCTATAAGAGAAATCATTCAATACATAGGTAAAAATCATTCTCTATGAAGCTATTAATTCACAACATATATAACCCACCTATGAGTTTCTCAGAAATTGGCTCTAAATTTGGATACCAggcttttattatattttgcaaGTCTTCCTTACTTGGAGGCACAATCATCACTTTTCCTCCAAAAAACACCAAGTTTTCCACCTGCTTCCAAAGAAAAACATCTTCTAATTCatatgaaaaacaatttttttttgtacttttatataatattaataataaacacaataggcactataaaaagtaaaatactatGAAGGGGGGGAAAGATTGATTTACAATGGAAGGCAACAGGCAGGGTTAGGTGAATTTCTTCAAACCCATTCCCACCATGCCAATCAAACAGCCATTAGTATTCCTGTTCCATAACCAAGAGAAGACTACATTGATCCCAGCCCtgcttatcaatatatatatatatatatatacccgtGCCCTGCACCCACAATGAACTCTTCATCAACCCTCACCACCCCATTTGTCAAAGCAACAGATTGGGTTTACAGTAATTAACATGGACCTGGGAAAACCAAAATGATAGTATAATCATAGTGTGGTTGGAGAAACAATATCCTCTTTGAAAGACAAAGGTTAAGCCCAAGAATAAGTGTCGTTGataattaattaggttttttttttgtttgataagtaataaaatatattgataattattttttatttggtttttaaagtTAATGGTATTATAGTAAAGCAGTAGTTGTTGGGTGTAGGTCATAGTTTTGGGCATAGGGTTTTATACACAGGTGTGTTATTATACTCAAACAAAGGGAAgttgatcaataaaatattgcGAGAATTGAGAATTGAGCCACATTGGCCTTATTgctcttttcttcttatttttctctctttactgCCTCCCAGGTTCAGTCCCATGTCTTGGTGCTTACTCTTCCTTAAAGATAGTTCCTTGTGCGTGCTATTGGGTTTCCATTCCCCTTCTGAGTACTGTTCACAAACTGTGGACATTCAATATTAACTCCTGTAAACTCTATGCAACCCCAAATCAATTATTTGCTCTTCCCTATAAAAAACCCTAGTCATTCTTGAAACTTAACCCTTCTTTCTAAAGGTTCTAAACCAGAAATTCACAAATCCTCTGAACCCAAAGCCTACCACAAGTACACAAAGACAATTTCCACAATTTGTCCTAAGTCTCAACAAGAAGAAGCCTGTATAATTTGGATAGAAAGGGGGGGAAGTGAAAAGTAAGAGTGATGTACTGGATCTgcatttgcaaaaaattgagttggtaaagaagaaaaatattgcaaTGAACTGACGAGTATCATGCAATATGGTCCATTGAAGAAATCTTTGCATAAAGAATTTGAGAGCAGTTATAGAGGCAGTTCtacagaaaccaaaaaaaacatcTTGCAAGAATTTTACAATAATTCCAAAAAGCCTCTATGCAGCCCAAATCTGTTCAATAGAAGGATTACTATCTTACCAGATCCCATATCCAGTGGTAATAAGTCATAAGAAAAATAT
Protein-coding regions in this window:
- the LOC115955838 gene encoding phytochrome B-like; protein product: MVYYGNRAGGLELLYFLIVKDYKVVESVRELTRYDRVMVYKFHEDEHGEVVAENKRPDLEPYIGLHYLATDIPQALRFLFKQNRVRMVVDCNAMPVRVIQDDRLMQPSCLVGSTLHAPHGCHAQYMANMGSIASLAMVDIINGNDEEGVGGRSAMRLWGLVVCHHTSARCIPFPLRHACEFLMQAFGLQLNMELQLSSQMLEKLVLRMQTLLCDMLLRDSPTGIVTQSPSIMDLVKCDGAALYYQGKYYPLGVTPTEAQIKDIVEWLLAFHGDSTGLSTDSLGDAGYDGVASLGDEVCGMAVAYITKRDFLFWFRSHTAKEIKWGGAKHHPEDKDDGQRMHPRSSFKAFLEVVKSRSLPWENAEMDAIHSLQLILRDSFRCAEPSNSKAVVHAQLGNMELQGMDELSSVAREMVRLIETATAPIFAVDVDGCINGWNAKVEELTGLSVEEAMGKSLVRDLIYKEYEETVEKLLS